The Pirellulaceae bacterium genome has a segment encoding these proteins:
- a CDS encoding dockerin type I domain-containing protein, translating to DKLLLVGTSGRDAVEVNAHDNDISVQLISNGNDRQQKNFSTSEVNELEIVLLAGDDFVQVTGQDPSQLEPFTLQIDGGRDNDWISADAIRVKVTDMQGNNTITTGPANDEIHTGDGNDGINAGQGENTIRDAGGVNRIITGQNDDSIYHANSDDWIFASDGMNQIWLNGVKTNWHNQETPEDVNRDQLVTPLDALILINQLNQTGSYPLIGSADTVSFYYDTNNDDYLTPIDVLRVINYLNRPLAEGENDSDHGLVAKPNGNRDQITDACFATWEPASERSAEIADRLTNHQLLPLEKTSAPNGSPLHGIDNELPKRLKQRTYQTW from the coding sequence GGACAAACTACTGTTAGTGGGTACTTCAGGTAGAGATGCGGTCGAAGTCAATGCTCACGACAACGATATCTCTGTCCAACTCATTTCCAACGGAAACGATCGACAACAAAAGAACTTTTCAACATCCGAGGTGAACGAACTAGAAATCGTCCTACTCGCCGGGGATGACTTCGTCCAGGTGACTGGCCAAGACCCGTCGCAGCTTGAACCTTTCACACTTCAGATCGACGGGGGACGCGACAACGACTGGATCTCTGCGGATGCCATTCGTGTCAAAGTCACCGACATGCAAGGCAACAACACCATCACAACTGGCCCTGCAAATGATGAAATTCATACCGGTGACGGCAATGACGGAATTAATGCAGGGCAGGGCGAAAACACCATTCGCGATGCGGGTGGCGTCAACCGAATCATCACCGGACAGAATGACGACTCCATTTATCATGCGAATTCAGACGACTGGATTTTTGCCTCCGATGGCATGAACCAGATTTGGTTGAATGGCGTGAAAACCAATTGGCATAATCAAGAAACTCCCGAGGATGTCAATCGCGACCAATTGGTTACACCACTCGATGCTCTGATCTTAATCAACCAACTCAATCAAACCGGATCGTATCCTTTGATCGGATCCGCCGACACGGTCAGCTTCTACTATGACACCAACAATGATGATTATTTAACTCCGATTGATGTCTTGAGAGTCATTAATTATCTCAACCGACCGTTGGCAGAAGGCGAAAACGATTCCGACCACGGTTTGGTCGCCAAGCCAAACGGCAATCGGGATCAAATCACGGATGCCTGCTTCGCAACTTGGGAGCCAGCTTCGGAACGTTCGGCTGAAATCGCCGACCGGCTAACGAATCACCAGCTGCTTCCGCTGGAAAAGACGTCCGCGCCAAACGGCTCACCACTCCATGGCATCGACAATGAACTTCCCAAACGGCTAAAGCAACGCACCTACCAGACTTG